In Triticum aestivum cultivar Chinese Spring chromosome 5B, IWGSC CS RefSeq v2.1, whole genome shotgun sequence, the following proteins share a genomic window:
- the LOC123111605 gene encoding alpha-galactosidase isoform X2 → MARTAAPLFPFFFLLLSSTSPAAAQKNRLGRTPQMGWNSWNHFGCKIDEVIIRKIADAMVDTGLAKLGYEHVNLGNRFAFLALFGFRPFQLFMFRNEACNIHSGYLCFKTADDCWAAHDRDSQGNLAANGTTFPSGMRALADYVHGKGLKLGVYGDAGLRTCSRIQPGSLGYEDQDARTLAAWGIDYLKYDNCNNQNISPLTRYNRMSEALMNSGRDVFFSLCEWGVDDPATWAGSFANSWRTTEDIKNTWESMTDNADKNDKWAPYAGPGGWNDPDMLEVGNGGMTIEENRCHFSIWALVKAPLIIGCDVSSMSPETKDILSNQNVIAVNQDKLGVQGRKVQQDGELEVWAGRLSRGRVALVLWNRGPAEASITASWSNIGLNQSAVVDAHDLWTDEVTSSVQGNLTNKMDSHACKMYVLTPK, encoded by the exons ATGGCCAGAACGGCGGCACCcttgttccccttcttcttcctcctcctgtcatcgacatcgccggcggcggccCAGAAGAATCGCCTTGGCCGGACTCCCCAGATGGG GTGGAATAGCTGGAACCACTTCGGCTGCAAGATAGACGAGGTGATAATCCGAAAAATAG CTGATGCCATGGTGGATACTGGTCTTGCGAAACTGGGGTATGAGCATGTCAACTTAGGTAATCGCTTCGCATTTCTCGCTCTCTTTGGTTTTCGCCCTTTTCAACTCTTCATGTTTAGAAATGAGGCCTGCAATATTCACAGTGGATATCTTTGTTTTAAAACTGCAGACGACTGTTGGGCAGCTCATGACAGAGACTCCCAG GGCAATCTAGCTGCAAATGGAACAACATTTCCATCAGGAATGAGGGCCTTAGCAGATTATGTGCACGGGAAAGGGCTCAAACTCGGAGTCTACGGCGATGCAGG ACTGCGAACTTGCAGCAGGATACAGCCCGGTTCGCTAGGATACGAAGACCAAGATGCGAGAACTTTGGCAGCTTGG GGGATTGACTACTTGAAGTATGACAACTGCAACAACCAAAACATCAGCCCACTAACAAG ATATAACAGGATGAGTGAAGCCCTTATGAATTCTGGAAGGGACGTTTTCTTCTCCCTTTGCGAATG GGGTGTGGATGATCCAGCGACATGGGCAGGCAGCTTTGCAAACAGCTGGAGGACAACAGAAGACATCAAGAACACATGGGAAAG CATGACGGACAACGCTGACAAGAACGACAAGTGGGCACCTTATGCAGGGCCTGGTGGATGGAATG ACCCAGACATGCTGGAAGTAGGAAACGGGGGGATGACAATAGAAGAGAACCGTTGTCATTTCAGCATATGGGCTCTAGTCAAG GCTCCTCTGATAATTGGCTGCGATGTCAGCTCAATGAGCCCTGAAACCAAGGACATCCTCAGCAATCAGAATGTTATTGCAGTTAATCAAG ACAAACTTGGGGTACAAGGGCGCAAAGTGCAACAAGATGGAGAACTAGAA GTTTGGGCTGGTCGCTTAAGTCGAGGGAGAGTTGCTCTTGTGCTGTGGAACAGAGGGCCTGCTGAAGCATCTATTACTGCTAGTTGGAGCAACATTGGTCTAAACCAATCAGCTGTTGTAGATGCTCATGATCTGTGGACA GATGAGGTTACATCATCAGTGCAAGGAAACCTGACGAACAAGATGGATTCTCATGCTTGCAAGATGTATGTGCTGACCCCAAAATAG
- the LOC123111605 gene encoding alpha-galactosidase isoform X4 has protein sequence MARTAAPLFPFFFLLLSSTSPAAAQKNRLGRTPQMGWNSWNHFGCKIDEVIIRKIADAMVDTGLAKLGYEHVNLDDCWAAHDRDSQGNLAANGTTFPSGMRALADYVHGKGLKLGVYGDAGLRTCSRIQPGSLGYEDQDARTLAAWGIDYLKYDNCNNQNISPLTRYNRMSEALMNSGRDVFFSLCEWGVDDPATWAGSFANSWRTTEDIKNTWESMTDNADKNDKWAPYAGPGGWNDPDMLEVGNGGMTIEENRCHFSIWALVKAPLIIGCDVSSMSPETKDILSNQNVIAVNQDKLGVQGRKVQQDGELEVWAGRLSRGRVALVLWNRGPAEASITASWSNIGLNQSAVVDAHDLWTDEVTSSVQGNLTNKMDSHACKMYVLTPK, from the exons ATGGCCAGAACGGCGGCACCcttgttccccttcttcttcctcctcctgtcatcgacatcgccggcggcggccCAGAAGAATCGCCTTGGCCGGACTCCCCAGATGGG GTGGAATAGCTGGAACCACTTCGGCTGCAAGATAGACGAGGTGATAATCCGAAAAATAG CTGATGCCATGGTGGATACTGGTCTTGCGAAACTGGGGTATGAGCATGTCAACTTAG ACGACTGTTGGGCAGCTCATGACAGAGACTCCCAG GGCAATCTAGCTGCAAATGGAACAACATTTCCATCAGGAATGAGGGCCTTAGCAGATTATGTGCACGGGAAAGGGCTCAAACTCGGAGTCTACGGCGATGCAGG ACTGCGAACTTGCAGCAGGATACAGCCCGGTTCGCTAGGATACGAAGACCAAGATGCGAGAACTTTGGCAGCTTGG GGGATTGACTACTTGAAGTATGACAACTGCAACAACCAAAACATCAGCCCACTAACAAG ATATAACAGGATGAGTGAAGCCCTTATGAATTCTGGAAGGGACGTTTTCTTCTCCCTTTGCGAATG GGGTGTGGATGATCCAGCGACATGGGCAGGCAGCTTTGCAAACAGCTGGAGGACAACAGAAGACATCAAGAACACATGGGAAAG CATGACGGACAACGCTGACAAGAACGACAAGTGGGCACCTTATGCAGGGCCTGGTGGATGGAATG ACCCAGACATGCTGGAAGTAGGAAACGGGGGGATGACAATAGAAGAGAACCGTTGTCATTTCAGCATATGGGCTCTAGTCAAG GCTCCTCTGATAATTGGCTGCGATGTCAGCTCAATGAGCCCTGAAACCAAGGACATCCTCAGCAATCAGAATGTTATTGCAGTTAATCAAG ACAAACTTGGGGTACAAGGGCGCAAAGTGCAACAAGATGGAGAACTAGAA GTTTGGGCTGGTCGCTTAAGTCGAGGGAGAGTTGCTCTTGTGCTGTGGAACAGAGGGCCTGCTGAAGCATCTATTACTGCTAGTTGGAGCAACATTGGTCTAAACCAATCAGCTGTTGTAGATGCTCATGATCTGTGGACA GATGAGGTTACATCATCAGTGCAAGGAAACCTGACGAACAAGATGGATTCTCATGCTTGCAAGATGTATGTGCTGACCCCAAAATAG
- the LOC123111605 gene encoding alpha-galactosidase isoform X1: MARTAAPLFPFFFLLLSSTSPAAAQKNRLGRTPQMGWNSWNHFGCKIDEVIIRKIADAMVDTGLAKLGYEHVNLGNRFAFLALFGFRPFQLFMFRNEACNIHSGYLCFKTADDCWAAHDRDSQGNLAANGTTFPSGMRALADYVHGKGLKLGVYGDAGLRTCSRIQPGSLGYEDQDARTLAAWGIDYLKYDNCNNQNISPLTRYNRMSEALMNSGRDVFFSLCEWGVDDPATWAGSFANSWRTTEDIKNTWESMTDNADKNDKWAPYAGPGGWNDPDMLEVGNGGMTIEENRCHFSIWALVKAPLIIGCDVSSMSPETKDILSNQNVIAVNQGRVTSPKWSCEKLKMVLSFTDSSLDKLGVQGRKVQQDGELEVWAGRLSRGRVALVLWNRGPAEASITASWSNIGLNQSAVVDAHDLWTDEVTSSVQGNLTNKMDSHACKMYVLTPK; this comes from the exons ATGGCCAGAACGGCGGCACCcttgttccccttcttcttcctcctcctgtcatcgacatcgccggcggcggccCAGAAGAATCGCCTTGGCCGGACTCCCCAGATGGG GTGGAATAGCTGGAACCACTTCGGCTGCAAGATAGACGAGGTGATAATCCGAAAAATAG CTGATGCCATGGTGGATACTGGTCTTGCGAAACTGGGGTATGAGCATGTCAACTTAGGTAATCGCTTCGCATTTCTCGCTCTCTTTGGTTTTCGCCCTTTTCAACTCTTCATGTTTAGAAATGAGGCCTGCAATATTCACAGTGGATATCTTTGTTTTAAAACTGCAGACGACTGTTGGGCAGCTCATGACAGAGACTCCCAG GGCAATCTAGCTGCAAATGGAACAACATTTCCATCAGGAATGAGGGCCTTAGCAGATTATGTGCACGGGAAAGGGCTCAAACTCGGAGTCTACGGCGATGCAGG ACTGCGAACTTGCAGCAGGATACAGCCCGGTTCGCTAGGATACGAAGACCAAGATGCGAGAACTTTGGCAGCTTGG GGGATTGACTACTTGAAGTATGACAACTGCAACAACCAAAACATCAGCCCACTAACAAG ATATAACAGGATGAGTGAAGCCCTTATGAATTCTGGAAGGGACGTTTTCTTCTCCCTTTGCGAATG GGGTGTGGATGATCCAGCGACATGGGCAGGCAGCTTTGCAAACAGCTGGAGGACAACAGAAGACATCAAGAACACATGGGAAAG CATGACGGACAACGCTGACAAGAACGACAAGTGGGCACCTTATGCAGGGCCTGGTGGATGGAATG ACCCAGACATGCTGGAAGTAGGAAACGGGGGGATGACAATAGAAGAGAACCGTTGTCATTTCAGCATATGGGCTCTAGTCAAG GCTCCTCTGATAATTGGCTGCGATGTCAGCTCAATGAGCCCTGAAACCAAGGACATCCTCAGCAATCAGAATGTTATTGCAGTTAATCAAGGTAGAGTCACTTCTCCAAAATGGTCATGTGAAAAATTAAAGATGGTACTAAGCTTTACCGATTCATCATTAGACAAACTTGGGGTACAAGGGCGCAAAGTGCAACAAGATGGAGAACTAGAA GTTTGGGCTGGTCGCTTAAGTCGAGGGAGAGTTGCTCTTGTGCTGTGGAACAGAGGGCCTGCTGAAGCATCTATTACTGCTAGTTGGAGCAACATTGGTCTAAACCAATCAGCTGTTGTAGATGCTCATGATCTGTGGACA GATGAGGTTACATCATCAGTGCAAGGAAACCTGACGAACAAGATGGATTCTCATGCTTGCAAGATGTATGTGCTGACCCCAAAATAG
- the LOC123111605 gene encoding alpha-galactosidase isoform X3, producing the protein MARTAAPLFPFFFLLLSSTSPAAAQKNRLGRTPQMGWNSWNHFGCKIDEVIIRKIADAMVDTGLAKLGYEHVNLDDCWAAHDRDSQGNLAANGTTFPSGMRALADYVHGKGLKLGVYGDAGLRTCSRIQPGSLGYEDQDARTLAAWGIDYLKYDNCNNQNISPLTRYNRMSEALMNSGRDVFFSLCEWGVDDPATWAGSFANSWRTTEDIKNTWESMTDNADKNDKWAPYAGPGGWNDPDMLEVGNGGMTIEENRCHFSIWALVKAPLIIGCDVSSMSPETKDILSNQNVIAVNQGRVTSPKWSCEKLKMVLSFTDSSLDKLGVQGRKVQQDGELEVWAGRLSRGRVALVLWNRGPAEASITASWSNIGLNQSAVVDAHDLWTDEVTSSVQGNLTNKMDSHACKMYVLTPK; encoded by the exons ATGGCCAGAACGGCGGCACCcttgttccccttcttcttcctcctcctgtcatcgacatcgccggcggcggccCAGAAGAATCGCCTTGGCCGGACTCCCCAGATGGG GTGGAATAGCTGGAACCACTTCGGCTGCAAGATAGACGAGGTGATAATCCGAAAAATAG CTGATGCCATGGTGGATACTGGTCTTGCGAAACTGGGGTATGAGCATGTCAACTTAG ACGACTGTTGGGCAGCTCATGACAGAGACTCCCAG GGCAATCTAGCTGCAAATGGAACAACATTTCCATCAGGAATGAGGGCCTTAGCAGATTATGTGCACGGGAAAGGGCTCAAACTCGGAGTCTACGGCGATGCAGG ACTGCGAACTTGCAGCAGGATACAGCCCGGTTCGCTAGGATACGAAGACCAAGATGCGAGAACTTTGGCAGCTTGG GGGATTGACTACTTGAAGTATGACAACTGCAACAACCAAAACATCAGCCCACTAACAAG ATATAACAGGATGAGTGAAGCCCTTATGAATTCTGGAAGGGACGTTTTCTTCTCCCTTTGCGAATG GGGTGTGGATGATCCAGCGACATGGGCAGGCAGCTTTGCAAACAGCTGGAGGACAACAGAAGACATCAAGAACACATGGGAAAG CATGACGGACAACGCTGACAAGAACGACAAGTGGGCACCTTATGCAGGGCCTGGTGGATGGAATG ACCCAGACATGCTGGAAGTAGGAAACGGGGGGATGACAATAGAAGAGAACCGTTGTCATTTCAGCATATGGGCTCTAGTCAAG GCTCCTCTGATAATTGGCTGCGATGTCAGCTCAATGAGCCCTGAAACCAAGGACATCCTCAGCAATCAGAATGTTATTGCAGTTAATCAAGGTAGAGTCACTTCTCCAAAATGGTCATGTGAAAAATTAAAGATGGTACTAAGCTTTACCGATTCATCATTAGACAAACTTGGGGTACAAGGGCGCAAAGTGCAACAAGATGGAGAACTAGAA GTTTGGGCTGGTCGCTTAAGTCGAGGGAGAGTTGCTCTTGTGCTGTGGAACAGAGGGCCTGCTGAAGCATCTATTACTGCTAGTTGGAGCAACATTGGTCTAAACCAATCAGCTGTTGTAGATGCTCATGATCTGTGGACA GATGAGGTTACATCATCAGTGCAAGGAAACCTGACGAACAAGATGGATTCTCATGCTTGCAAGATGTATGTGCTGACCCCAAAATAG